Genomic DNA from Telopea speciosissima isolate NSW1024214 ecotype Mountain lineage chromosome 2, Tspe_v1, whole genome shotgun sequence:
gggttttgagtctgttttttaTTCTTCTATATTAGTTTGTAAGGGGTCCAGCATTTTACACAAATTTTGATTCATGAGAAACTTTGAGTCAATGtcctttattatttcaatttcctagtcagtttatgttacctaaTTGGTTAAGATTAGGGAtaggccttttctttttagtgtttgagtctgtttttgagtcttctatacaAGTCTGCAAGGGGTCCAGGCTCCAGCATTGTACACACACTTTGATTAATGAGAAGCTTTGCCTTTGCTGCCTGTCGTGATATGCTCTTCCTTGTGTGAATCAAGGTGTGATTGGTGGTGAATCCAGTCAACACCTTGCGATGGAAAGCCAAGGTGGCATTGTTCTTTACTTGTTATTCATTAAGGTACCATTCTGATTTTCAGATTCTCTGTATTCTGTCCATTAGCGATACCTCAGTCTTATCATCGCTAGGACTGCTGTTTTAACTGAGATCTACATAGCTGATTTTAATTCTATTTACAGAATTCTTCAACCAACAGTGTCCTCAATCCTCTTTCATAACCggttttcaaatttcaattctgCTGGTTATCTCACACAATCCTACTACATACTGATAGAGATGTTGTGTTATATACTTATGCAGTCTGATCTTTATTCTGACCCCTAGtttgacagatttacccctatCCTAATGTCACAAGGAGTCCCCATAATTTCtgatccagccattggatgttGCTGAAATTCCCAGCAAGGTTTACGCCCTCTAAAAGGAGAACTTGACCAGCCTTTGTCTGATCTGATTATTTGATTAGGTTCTATATGTTTTCTCCAATCTCTGGAATTGTATATCTCTGTTTCGATTCTGTTATTAGTGCTGGTTTATCAACTAAATCAGAACTACATTACGAAGCCTCCATGCAGCAGATATTTAGGGCTATGTATCATGACACAGGCTGTGAAGGAAACTGACACCCTTGAGAAATATACATACAGAAAAATAGTAAAGATAACATGTATTCTCACATGATTCCATCCTGATCAGACCTGTGCAAACCAAATAAGACCATATCCATCTAAATTATCAAAGTACAATACGGCATATCGGCCCAATGCTCCACACCAAGAATACCTAGCTCAGACTGGGAAAGTAAGCACTAGTTTATCCACATCGAGAGCACACCTACCATGCTCAATGGCCAATATCTGTGGATGTTTACGAAGTGCACTCATGtctaaaaccccaaacccaccaATACATATGGATATTTAGGAAGTGTACTCATGTCAATAGTTGAAACCCCAAACCCACCAACCCACTAAAAAAAGAGTTTTATTGAGATCACCTTCACGCTGCTTCCTTTCCAATCTTTCCCTCTCCTGTTGCATCTTTGCTGGATCAGCTTTCTCACCCTGAACAATTCGAGAATAATCAGATTAGAACAAGAAGTTTTGACATCAAAGCCCACTAAGCATCCATATAAATGACTCTGGACAAAATGGGATGAGAAGTTTACATGGTCTAGGAGTGTCTTGTGTTGTGCTTTCAAGATAGTGTCAGCAAAGCGGCTCTTCAACATTGCAGCACGAAGAGCCTTGCTTGGTGACATTTGCCCATCATAAAGGGGGTCCTCACTCTCTGCATCACAAAATAGAAACACAGAAAATATAGGTATGAAGAAATTGTCAGATGACACAGCAAATAATACTAAACAGACCAAAACAAACTAACCTTCTCCAGAAAGAGCAACCCTAGCAGGCGTAGGAGGGAGAGAAGTCAATTGAATATTTTCTTCATCCATGGTACTTACAGCCCCTATGTATCATGTCCAATAAAATAACAGTAGTCAGCAAATAATGTAAAAAAGTCAAGAAGCAGACTTCCAAAGCTGCATCATACTTTTCTCACCATCAGAATCAGGATCTGACTTGCTAGTGCGGGTGTTTGCTCTGTCATTTGCCACACAACCCTAAATTTGAAGGTAATGCTTGAGTTACAGTTCACAAAATATGCAACCATAAATTTGGTCCCAAAGAACCAAACACTCAAGCACAGGAGCATACGAAAATAAGAAACATACTGGGTTGAGCACACCACCACCACGAAATGCTCGATTATCTCTACCTGATGACCTGTCCGAATCAATATCTGAAGAAAAAATAAGATGAAAGGGAAACAAGATCATTGAGTAAAAATATTGATTTCAGTGTATGTAAATCCTTCATATAATCTTTGATAGAAGCTAATAGAAGAGAAAGCTTGACTAACCACTCAAGGAAGCTTGGGCTATCTCATTGAGGCCACCACGTGAGCTACTCACACAAGCAACAGGGCTCATGCGCAGCTTGATATTGGCAGAGTCACATGAACGTCTAGTATCATTTCCTGCATCCATGTGACATTTCACCAAGTAGTTTATACAGAGAGACATAGAGCAGAGAACCAGAGATAACCCCACCACATCATACCTTTATTGAATCCCTTCTTAAAAGAGTCATGTCCACAACTATTTGTCACCCCAACAGACCGCACCTGAAATAAAGAGAATCTTTACACTTCAAAATCTggacaaaaagggaaaatggagaaaagaagggaaCCATTAAATGATCAAGCAAATGGCAAACAATAAGGCTGATGAAACAGAACAGCTTCTTACATCAGTCAATCTCACATCAAGACAATTCCTCAAGATTCTGTGAAATTCCCATGCTGTCTCATCGTCAAACGCATCAATGTCCACTTcaaatttttcttcattttgaccAATCAGACCAAGTTTCCGAAGAAAATCAAGCAAGGCCATAGGAATTTTCCCCTTTGATATTTCCATTAGATTCTTTCTCAGCTTCTGCCTTTCTGCATAAGACATCAATCTCCTAGGTAATGGATTTACAGATGAGGCAGATGTTTCCTGACAACTTGCATTGCGGGCTTTCTTAGGCTTTTCATTGGAAATGGACTGCTGCCCAACCTTTGTACTTTCACCATTCCATTTAGCTTCAAGGGACTTCCATCCCAAATTAAAGGTGGTGTTAAGTTTTTTGGCCATGAGATGAACTTTATTGGAAGGCGGATTATATGACATGGCATTAGAAAATGTCAGCCTCACATCGGCTGCAAACTCTTGACTGCTCAAGTACGATTTCTTCTGCAATTTGGACTTTATTGTACCCAAGTCCATGGGTTTCAAGATGATTGAGAAATAATCAGGGATATTTAATGCCACTGGATCAACAGGTTGATTAAAAACCCAACCAGCTGGATGACTCATAAGCTTCTTCAGAATGCTAGAACACTGCTGAATCACAGAACTgtccattttccttttctttcccacTTGAACGTCCAACATTCTTGAAGGCCGTTTATTGGAACACGGCATAGCAGCTTTCACCTTGGATTCAACTGTCACCATATCATCAGCACAACTGTCTGAGTTTTTGGACAGTTTATCCCTATCCGATTTTCTCTGGGGTTTAACAGAAGTAATCTGATCGCTTTCAACCACTAACAACAACTGCTGTTCAGAGTCAGACGATTTTTTCTGATTGTCTGCTTCAAGTCTTCCAGTTGCGGATCTAACATGGGCAAGTTCACTCCTCAATTTCTCCTTCAAGGCTATCTTTTCAGCAGCAAGCATTGTGGAGAGTTGAAAGATTTGAAGTGGTGCATCCTCTAGATTTATATACCGGCGCTCAGAAACCATGACCAAGAGACTCAGATGTCACACACCCCAGAACTCCTCAGTTATTCCGTATAGAGATCAAAGCCAAGGTAACTTGGTCAAATTGTGAATCCTGTTTCCCATTGCCACACAACAAAAGCATAAGCCCGAAGAGCAGAAATAAGCAATGCTAATTCTACATTTGCCCCAGCAACAACCAACTTGCATGAAGTGCAAGAAGCCAATGAATCAAAACCATGCACCAGATTTTGCTTCTCATAAAAAATACAACCAATAAAAAACACTTTGCACTGCAATAGAACAGCTAATTACAAAACATTAAGGGAACAACATACAACAAGTAGAATATACAGAGTTCAACCATTTCTCCTATCTACTTGAACATTAAGGGAACAACTTACATCAACTGGAAGATACAAAGTTCAACCATTTCTCCTATCCacttaaacaaagaaaaagctAAATTTTATTACAGATGCAATATAAATGAGGAAAATAAATTACCATTCAACAGATCCATAGAACGTAGAAAAGTATTCTCTTCAACAGAACTAGAGAAAGGAAaagttctctttcttttgcatGTGTTCTAAAGTTTGCATTGGAGCCAAAACCTGCAACTGTAGCATGTTTCTAGGAACCTTCAAAATAATAACATTTTTCTTCACAGGCGCAGAGCTATTAATCAATGTAATATTTCTAGGATCGCAAAAATAACTACTTCACTATGTTTCCAAGATCACCAAAGTAACAACTTCACTATGCTTCCAGGACAAGGATCAagaactcgggtttcgacctggCTGAAACCAAGATTTGGTCGAAATCTGATACTTTTTCCCATTCTCGGTCGAAATGAGGTACTATATAGGCCTGGTTCAAGTTGGTTCAACCACGTTTCGACCGAAACATGGTCGATACCAAGTCGAAACGATGTGGTTTTTAAAATACCCCTCCATCTCGTCTCGGAAAcctgcgaaaccgagatatatcgatggtttcgacaggtttcaaCCGAGTTTTATTTCCATGTTCCAGGATcaccaaaacaaaacagaatttgtcAACTATCAGCCTATTAATTTGGTGACAAAGTGTGTGTACCAAAATAAAATTGTTGTAATAAGCAAGTTCTACGTAACAACTATGGCGGGGTGCTTATGCATACATTCCAATTATATAACCCAATAATAATTTGGAAGCAAACCATCTCCATCA
This window encodes:
- the LOC122652220 gene encoding transcription factor GTE9-like, which translates into the protein MVSERRYINLEDAPLQIFQLSTMLAAEKIALKEKLRSELAHVRSATGRLEADNQKKSSDSEQQLLLVVESDQITSVKPQRKSDRDKLSKNSDSCADDMVTVESKVKAAMPCSNKRPSRMLDVQVGKKRKMDSSVIQQCSSILKKLMSHPAGWVFNQPVDPVALNIPDYFSIILKPMDLGTIKSKLQKKSYLSSQEFAADVRLTFSNAMSYNPPSNKVHLMAKKLNTTFNLGWKSLEAKWNGESTKVGQQSISNEKPKKARNASCQETSASSVNPLPRRLMSYAERQKLRKNLMEISKGKIPMALLDFLRKLGLIGQNEEKFEVDIDAFDDETAWEFHRILRNCLDVRLTDVRSVGVTNSCGHDSFKKGFNKGNDTRRSCDSANIKLRMSPVACVSSSRGGLNEIAQASLSDIDSDRSSGRDNRAFRGGGVLNPGCVANDRANTRTSKSDPDSDGAVSTMDEENIQLTSLPPTPARVALSGEESEDPLYDGQMSPSKALRAAMLKSRFADTILKAQHKTLLDHGEKADPAKMQQERERLERKQREEQARLEAQIRAAETASRLRAEAELKSQREREREAARIALQKMEKTVEIDENQEILKDIEMLGGYSQLKQIDNEALGGDIADGLEVMLGSLEGGNALERLGLFMKDDYMEEEDEEEAVLNGDVEEGEIGS